The genomic region AGGTTTGTAAAGTTACACACAAGAAATATTTTTGCAGTTTGCACAAAATAGTTCTCTTTGTGTCAATAAGGCCGCAAATATTCAGGTTTAAATGGCAATAAAACCTCTGTTTTGCtacttaataaatgctgttcagtaAACACATACTTCCTGTAATTTGAATCGCTTGGGATTAttccacattttaaaaatatgttgcattatgaactgattttttttctcaaataatgaattaataaatattaaaaagctgATATTATTTGTTATTCATTTGACATTAGTAACGCAAGTTCAAGCGCATTGCATCGTGAGATGCAGTGCTTCATGCCGAATAAGCTTTCTCAATGCTTATTTACATAGCTGAATTAATGCTGCTCTGTGGCTGCTCATAATTCTGTATAAAGATGTAATGCAGAATAAAAGTCAGATTATGCCTGCTTTGACCCACCTCAGTTGTATACAATTGTCATttttgtgtaaatgcatttatgccaccTATGAGTGGCATTAGACAGTCTGTGTAAAGACACCTAAATGTCACTACAGAAACACTTCAATGCTGCCTCTGCAATGTAAATTTGGCATGTggtataattaaattttttgcaaATAGCTCATCTGTGTATTCTATGTGTATATCATATGTGCACATTATACCTTGGTCAAATATAATGGAGCAATAGTATGCCATTCTAAGAATAGCCAACGTTTTTGAGTCTACGGAGGCAGAATAATAGACAAAATGTGATTCCTCACTCTTCTCTACATGTGTGAATGTGTTCAATCAGCACTGAAGATTGTATGTTTGAAATTCTCTTGAATATAAATAGCCATATGCATTTCTCTCTCCCAGCAGACAgcaatatgttttgtttttttattagttaCCTGTCCATTAATGCAGTCATGTACTCTCATCCCAAATGAAGTGGGGTCAGCAATCGATCAGTAGCTCTtttatgaacaatatatatttgAGGTGTTACTTTAAACCATTCTCAGAAGTCAAAGATTAAGGCAGTCACATTTTATGTTCTCATATCAAAATAGTGTATGTTTTCctcaacattttttaatttacctTGTGTATATAAATTGAGATCCTACAATTGTCTTGTGGGATTGTGAAGTTTACTATATTATATTCTGTTCACTTATCTGAAAGCTGTAATTCTATAAGAAAGACTTTATGCTGGTGAACAATAATCAGAGGTTATGGTTAGCAATGTGAAATATGCTATTCCAATCGTGTTTACCTAGCCCCctataattaatctaattatatAACAACTTGAATATAGTTAGTCAATAACCAGAGGTTATGGCTAGTAGTATAGAATATGCCCAAACAATGCTAATACTCCAATAGTATTTTATCTAGCCCCCCATTGTTAATGCAACTGCATAACAACTCAACTAAAGTCAAGCAGTTAGTCTATAATCTATAATCTCACTTGATGTGCCTCGTGCTACATCTAACCTGAGATTTACTAATCCTGTATGCAGATTTGTGGTAAAATATGCCTTCATTAATCTCcttgagaaaataatttcagagtaattcagaataaatcaaatttaactgtcatttattatcagtcaggtaagtaTTACACCAATTGCACAGCCAATTCAAAGATATCAAATCAATGCAAGACATCAACTTCTCAAAAGATGATAAGAGTAAAAGATGCATACCATATCCTGTatgctttctggctacagaattGCCTAGATCCTCTTGCAACATTTCCTTAAGTACTTCataccaagacaaacatcccccgatatagagacaggaactaacaattgAATTTGCATTTGCATTGATCATGTAGAGTTATCACCTCTTGAGATAAAAGGCATTTTGCATGAAATACACCGGCACAGCCTCTACAGTGAAGAAAATTTCTCTTAACTCTTAGGATCTTTATCACATTTTAGTCTTCTTGTAaaattgagaccattgtaccagagaaaattcaaatgacaccaaacatgactgtaaatattaCTTGCATTCATGTATAACATACTGTTGATCATTCTGAGTGGGATGCGTGAGGGGAAGAAAGGTGATGAGGGGGAAACCAGTGCAAATGTGAGAGATGTTTTTTGTATGTCTCAGATCAAAGTTTCTGAGGTTATttcatccttttttcttttttttttgttgatcttTTTGGCATGTCTAAGTGATGTGTCATATAGTGCAAGGTTTCCGAAACTGTGTTTTGTGAGATGATGGAAAGTGAATAATTCAAAACTCAAACTTAACAGTAATGGGGAAAATTGGGGAATACCGGTTTTATTACAGTAATTATGAAAGGCGAATGACAGTgaggtaatttttttctttgaagtgGTTTTATGCAATGTTTCAGATAGGAAATAAATGAATGTTGACAAACAGTGGACTTAATATTCTAAGTCTAAGCAATGctattttctattatttaataTACCAAAATTCAGACTTGAACGTAACTAAATGTGATCACACAATATTGTGTACATCTAttatctttattgttattatatttattatcccCACAATAGTCTAGCTGTCAGGTCTCCCAGTGTGAACAGCTTCCAAGACATCCTCTAAACTCAGCAAGGCTGTAAGAACAGCTAATATTGGCAGCCATTTGGGCTGGCTTAAGCCGTTTTTTTTCCAGCAGGGAATATAAACATGCAGAGTTTCAAAGGGAGGGCATTAAAAAAGAGACGCAAACTCTGTTCACAACGATAGCAGCAGTTTAAAAAGAGGGCACTGAAGAAGAGGACCTCAAAGAGAACACTTCCACAATGAAGAACCAAAGCAGACGTCTGTGTGTTATTCTGCCCAATAACAAAGAACTGAGTTTGACTGTTGGGGTGAGTAAAATAGATTTATACTTCATAATATCACAATATTTGAATATCTGACATGGAGTGCCACTTTAAGAGTTACAGCCTCTTTTGATTTTGTTAAAAAGTTATATTAAGTATGAATGATGTTGGATGTTATAAAATCAATATATTTTGCCTTTGTAATGAACGTTTATTGAGATTTCCAGCAATGTATAAAACAGCCTAAACTGGCTTTCTGGTTCATTTCTTTTATACGTTGCTTGCCTTACTGTTTAGCATCTCTGTATTACAGCTTAAAGACAGAGGTCAAGACGTGTTCGAACAGCTGTTTGAGCTACTCGGCACCTCAGATCTTACCTTCTTTGGTCTGAGTGTGGTAAAGGGTCTGtggtttcctttttttgtttttgtatgtaaaaCTGCTGACTAagcccccttttttttttataacgatTAAACTAAAGGCTGAGCTTTGCAAAAAAACAAGATTGAAGGGAGTACCAGCTCTGTTGGTCTAAACAAAGGTAGCCTTTACAACTTATCTTGTTCATTCCATTTCATTTAGACAATCAACCCCTGTTTTTGGATTTGGGGCAAAAATTGTCATTGTACCTCCCAAAGTCCTGGAGAAAGAATACATCAAAGGTAAAATCAAGCACAAATAAAACTGTCATGTGAAAAATTTGGACACCCTATTGAATCCCATGGTTTTCTGTATCAGCACAATATAATGAAAAAcaattctgacaatgcttttcatactttcttCATTTCTATTTCCAATTAGATAACCAATTTTTAGCAAAAAATCACTCATCGTAAAGCAAAAGTTAGACACGAAGGCCCTGATTTTAGAGACCTCgtcacaaagtttttttttaatttctattacTTTTGATACTTTTGAGTAGAGAAATAAGTCTCCTGGCGAATTTCTCTCAGGTGGTTCCATTGCTGCCAGGCATTAAGTCTGAGAATAATTCAAAGAAAGGAATTATTTGAAttaacaaagatgcattaaattgataaatatGGCACTTATTCACTtgcataataaaatagaaaaaaatacaacaatttaCATAACAGTACTGTAAGAATtagatcaaaacaaaataaatattaaaaaataatt from Carassius carassius chromosome 40, fCarCar2.1, whole genome shotgun sequence harbors:
- the LOC132121886 gene encoding FERM domain-containing protein 6-like; the protein is MKNQSRRLCVILPNNKELSLTVGLKDRGQDVFEQLFELLGTSDLTFFGLSVVKDNQPLFLDLGQKLSLYLPKSWRKNTSKEKVILSLKVQYFVENVQLIL